In Rana temporaria chromosome 3, aRanTem1.1, whole genome shotgun sequence, a single window of DNA contains:
- the GADD45GIP1 gene encoding growth arrest and DNA damage-inducible proteins-interacting protein 1 → MALPIQRCWSRLRAVTLQWPAAAGYHAKPVPLNLSGVYIPNPSDPNAKAWHKGPAFEAKLYGRYGRASGVRPEQLWPKPEELQRIEGEEKEWYPSLGEMLSRVEAKEKEELKKKQQREHLIAGNMAKMPKMVEDWRRGKREARQKEKEEKAKKQRLLLVAREKFGVTVDPRSPKFLEMMKDLEKDERRKLKAVKRMQLEEDRAAIAAAFAVKPPADSDSSSPV, encoded by the exons ATGGCGCTGCCCATACAGCGGTGCTGGTCTAGGCTGCGGGCTGTGACCTTACAGTGGCCGGCGGCGGCGGGTTATCACGCCAAGCCGGTGCCTCTGAACCTGAGCGGCGTCTACATCCCCAATCCCTCCGACCCGAACGCGAAGGCGTGGCACAAGGGCCCGGCCTTTGAAGCCAAGCTGTACGGCCGGTATGGCAGAGCCTCCGGGGTGAGACCTGAGCAGCTGTGGCCGAAGCCTGAGGAGCTGCAGAGGatagagggggaggagaaggaatGGTACCCGAGCCTGGGGGAGATGCTGAGCAGAGTGGAGGCCAAGGAGAAGGAAGAGCtgaagaagaagcagcagag GGAACATCTGATTGCTGGCAACATGGCAAAGATGCCCAAGATGGTGGAAGATTGGCGCAGAGGAAAGCGCGAGGCGCggcagaaggagaaggaggaaaagGCCAAGAAGCAGCGTCTGTTATTGGTCGCCCGTGAGAAGTTTGGTGTCACCGTGGATCCCCGCAGCCCGAAGTTTCTGGAGATGATGAAAGATCTAGAGAAGGACGAGAGAAGGAAGCTGAAGGCTGTGAAGAGAATGCAGCTGGAGGAAGACAGAGCGGCCATCGCGGCGGCCTTCGCTGTAAAACCTCCTGCAGACTCGGACAGTAGCAGTCCTGTATAA